TTACCCTGGGATGGCTTCTGTGAGATTTTATTTGGTTGTCGCAAACTGAAATATCGCTGTGGAATGAAGGTCGTCAAAAAGTTCATCATCATGAACACATTTGCATTATAAACGTGATACCACAACGCATCTTTGCGATCAAGTCAAAATATATTTTTTTAAGATTTTTTTCAAAATCTGTTGGCATGTCAGGTATGAAAGTCTGAATTGCAATTTATAACTGTGAAAAACGGATTTTGAATTTCGCCAGAAGCGCGTTCATCAAGATGAACGAATTGTGTTGACAATCCTGGTATCCAGTTGTATTCTCGACCTATGAAAAAGTATGGTGCGCCGTCCGTAAAAAAGGCTTTTGCCATCCTCAGCGCTGTTTCTTCGTCCAAAGAAGGCCTGGGAGTGAGCGAGCTGGCTAAAAATCTCAAAATGGCCAAAAGCACGGTTCATGGCATGACATCGGCCCTTGAAGAACTGGGTGCGGTCATGCGGGATCCGCTGTCCAAAAAATACAAATTGGGCTTCACTTTGCTCGAAATCGGTCGTTCAGCATATTCCCAGATTGACCTCAAAACATCGGCAAGGCCGGTGATGGAAGATCTGATGGAAAAAACCCGAACGTCTGTTTTTCTGGGCATCATGAACTGGGACCATGTCACCATCCTGGATATTGTTGAGTCCAGGCAGGACCTTAAGATTACGGCCCCGGTTGGCACCACCATCCCCATGCTGGCCGGCGCAGTCGGCAAGGTTTTTCTGGCAACCATGAAGGACCAGCAGGCCCGCAAAATCATTGAATCCAAAGGTTTGCCGCGTTTTACAAGCAATTCGATCATCGATACGGACGTGTATTTCAAAGAGTTAGAGCAGGTCAGCGCACAAGGGTTCGCCATCGATGATGAAGAATATATCCTGGGTGTTCGGGCGGTGGCATCGCCGCTGATGGGGCTGGGACAATTGAGGTCAGCTATCTGGATCGTCGGGTTCAAAGCCAGCCTTGACGAAAAAAAGATGAAAACACTCACCGGTGAAACCCACCAAGCTGCCAAGGAAATCAGCCGACGCATTCAGCAGCAGCTGATTACCTCGCAAAATATCAACTAATGAAACACCAGCGATTTGACCGTAACCGGAAAAACCTGACCACCCACCAGGGGCTCACCAATATCAATCCAATCGCCTTCCTTGAGCGCTAGCTCATCCAGCGTAAGCAAATTGGATTTCACATTTGTTTCACGACGAATGACATTTCCCACACCGCAGGCAATATCGGTTCCGAAAATCAATATTATGGGAATGCCTTTATTTATGGAATTTTCATGGGCGGCTTCAATGGATCTGGCAAATAATTCCAGCTGAGGATAGGATGAGCGCACCGGATCCTTAAAGTACAGCGCTACAACGTCCTCACCTTCAACCCGGTCAAATCGCCTGAAGGACGCCTTTATTTGTGCAACCACGTGTTCAAAACTTAAATTGGATGGATCAACATCCACTCGAATGACCGGCACATTTCTAAATGGAAACGCAATCTGATCATCCATAAAACACGAGCTGCCGGATATCGACAATGAATAGGCACCGGCGCCGATGACGGTGGCTCTGATTTTGTTGGCCGGTTCAACAACTGCAGCAGATAGTTTGGGCGTCAGGGCATTGATGTGATCGGCCAGAATTTTACCGATATCATCATAATGGTTTAAGCCGCTGTACATCAACTCTGCCACCCCGCCGGAAAATGAATATTCATCAATACAGCCGGGAAATTGCAGGT
This is a stretch of genomic DNA from Desulfobacterales bacterium. It encodes these proteins:
- a CDS encoding IclR family transcriptional regulator, with protein sequence MKKYGAPSVKKAFAILSAVSSSKEGLGVSELAKNLKMAKSTVHGMTSALEELGAVMRDPLSKKYKLGFTLLEIGRSAYSQIDLKTSARPVMEDLMEKTRTSVFLGIMNWDHVTILDIVESRQDLKITAPVGTTIPMLAGAVGKVFLATMKDQQARKIIESKGLPRFTSNSIIDTDVYFKELEQVSAQGFAIDDEEYILGVRAVASPLMGLGQLRSAIWIVGFKASLDEKKMKTLTGETHQAAKEISRRIQQQLITSQNIN
- a CDS encoding ethanolamine ammonia-lyase reactivating factor EutA, with the protein product QKTILSCDIGGGTSNIAVLENGQTLSTSCVSVGGRLLGVSAKGKIWRIDPPAQVVMQHLGLNYKIGDQIRKTDIKRIAAAFGKVLFEVITGPAKSRLARQLMLTDNLQFPGCIDEYSFSGGVAELMYSGLNHYDDIGKILADHINALTPKLSAAVVEPANKIRATVIGAGAYSLSISGSSCFMDDQIAFPFRNVPVIRVDVDPSNLSFEHVVAQIKASFRRFDRVEGEDVVALYFKDPVRSSYPQLELFARSIEAAHENSINKGIPIILIFGTDIACGVGNVIRRETNVKSNLLTLDELALKEGDWIDIGEPLVGGQVFPVTVKSLVFH